In the Leishmania mexicana MHOM/GT/2001/U1103 complete genome, chromosome 31 genome, one interval contains:
- a CDS encoding putative ATP-dependent RNA helicase produces MGIKGRRKKLRQREELAQQQQAQGYGSPDDNEAEGVGDGLASGVVAMGDGPFSLPVDAMGQLKMKKSDFFRMQDLEVLEQMQEEHQCRRKQSQFGALVAGGGSANRKRRRGAAEDSVEDVAEEVEKSYLGHQYAHEDLFEDPKGAISDHRSTTPSSATAGAPGDRGSAQARKGRGASSKAEEVDNQEEEEQVDLIERRRNAAHGALFCHPLIGLDPVVVDALQKNGFYRMTRIQERSIPYALEGYDLLGQARTGSGKTLAFCVPLLHLAKSTVNKYPHATVGLLLAPTKELCVQTHSVLSTLCKHIAAVPATAGGAQFHVQLITGGTKVSEERRRLMSGMASIVVGTPGRIHDHVLHCKGWDLSRLRIFVLDEADRMLADGFQRDLDAVITRIPKGRQTFLFSATNSKSVRELARLSLSRLPLFLSTAGDAPSVVDMGDAETAEASTSMAPYRVYNDPDEDGEEAEGEEQRRKDDDDADHYSKDSAGEADAIPSTLRQFGHIVPSQDRLRALYTFVKQVAHRAKAMVFCSTVASAVFHCQMMGSVGFHDDVVMLHGHMKHRQRVQTFQMFTEWKTGVLFCTDVAARGLDIPHVSWILQYDPPLDPTEYIHRIGRTARAGTVGNALLFLTPEEAPFVRYLANYGIHMEKYPMPEKLPRIQEKLEHVLQLDEVVAKSAVTAFRAHVGAYQSHILKETFDVHRLDLDALSKAFALTAVPHVTLPRNTEEEKRKEYIKGRLKSLNRRRLDALRHYEANKTRPQWENGTFVGVSRPFMN; encoded by the coding sequence ATGGGCATCAAGGGACGCCGAAAAAAGCTGCGCCAGCGTGAGGAgctggcacagcagcagcaagcgcaGGGGTACGGCAGTCCGGACGACAACGAGGCTGAgggcgtcggcgacggcctTGCTAGCGGGGTGGTTGCGATGGGCGACGGACCCTTTTCCCTCCCTGTGGATGCCATGGGCCAGCTGAAGATGAAGAAGAGTGACTTTTTCCGAATGCAGGAcctggaggtgctggagcagATGCAGGAGGAGCATCAGTGCCGTCGGAAGCAGTCACAGTTCGGGGCGCTGGTggccggtggcggcagcgccaatcgcaaacggcgccgcggcgctgcggaggaCTCCGTGGAGGACGTCGCGGAAGAAGTGGAGAAGAGCTACCTCGGGCACCAATATGCGCACGAAGATCTGTTCGAGGACCCGAAGGGGGCCATATCCGACCATCGGTCGACGACGCCATCCTCCGCAACAGCTGGTGCACCAGGCGACAGAGGTTCAGCTCAGGCACGCAAGGGAAGAGGCGCATCTTCGAAGGCTGAAGAGGTCGACAatcaggaggaggaggagcaggtggATCTTAtcgagcggcggcgcaatGCCGCCCACGGCGCCCTCTTCTGTCATCCACTGATCGGCCTCGATCCTGTTGTCGTCGATGCCCTGCAGAAAAATGGCTTTTACCGCATGACCCGCATCCAGGAGCGCAGCATTCCGTACGCGCTGGAGGGCTACGACCTTCTCGGTCAGGCGCGTACCGGCTCTGGCAAGACTCTCGCCTTCTGCGTACCGCTTCTCCACCTAGCCAAGAGCACGGTCAACAAATACCCGCATGCCACTGTAGGGCTACTGCTGGCCCCCACCAAAGAGCTGTGCGTGCAGACGCACTCGGTTCTGTCGACGCTGTGTAAGCACATCGCAGCCGTGCCGGCCACCGCTGGTGGGGCTCAGTTTCACGTGCAGCTCATTACGGGCGGCACGAAGGTCAGCGAGGAGCGCCGGCGTCTCATGTCGGGGATGGCGTCCATCGTCGTTGGCACACCTGGCCGAATCCATGATCACGTTCTCCACTGCAAGGGGTGGGACTTGTCGCGGCTGCGCATTTTCGTACTGGATGAGGCGGACCGCATGCTGGCTGACGGCTTCCAGCGCGACCTCGACGCCGTCATCACACGCATCCCGAAGGGGCGGCAGACGTTCTTGTTCTCGGCCACCAACTCCAAGTCGGTGCGTGAGCTtgcccgcctctccctctcgcgtcTTCCGCTCTTCCTTAGCACCGCTGGTGATGCCCCTTCTGTGGTGGACATGGGTGACGCTGAGACAGCAGAGGCAAGCACTAGCATGGCACCCTACCGCGTGTATAACGACCCCGATgaggacggcgaggaagcggagggcgaggagcagaggcgcaaggacgacgacgatgcggaTCACTACAGCAAGGACTCCGCCGGAGAAGCGGACGCGATTCCATCGACGCTGCGCCAATTCGGTCACATTGTGCCGTCGCAAGACCGATTGCGTGCGCTGTACACCTTTGTGAAGCAGGTCGCGCACCGTGCCAAGGCAATGGTCTTCTGCTCCACAGTCGCGAGCGCCGTCTTTCACTGCCAGATGATGGGCTCCGTTGGTTTCCACGATGATGTCGTGATGCTGCACGGCCACATGAAGCACCGCCAGCGTGTGCAGACGTTTCAAATGTTCACCGAATGGAAGACAGGGGTGCTCTTCTGCACCGATGTCGCAGCGCGTGGTCTGGACATCCCACACGTGTCGTGGATTCTCCAGTACGACCCGCCTTTGGATCCGACAGAGTATATCCACCGCATCGGACGCACGgcgcgcgccggcactgTGGGTAACGCGCTTCTCTTTCTCACGCCGGAAGAGGCGCCGTTTGTACGCTACCTAGCCAACTACGGCATCCACATGGAGAAGTATCCCATGCCAGAGAAGCTGCCACGCATCCAGGAAAAGCTGGAgcacgtgctgcagctggacgAGGTGGTAGCCAAGAGCGCTGTGACGGCGTTCCGCGCACACGTTGGTGCCTATCAGAGCCATATCCTAAAAGAAACCTTCGATGTGCACCGGCTGGACCTCGACGCTTTGTCTAAGGCATTCGCGCTGACTGCGGTGCCGCATGTGACGCTGCCTCGCaacacagaggaggagaagcggaagGAGTACATCAAAGGTCGGCTCAAGTCGCTGAACCGGCGCCGCTTggacgcgctgcgccactATGAGGCCAACAAGACGCGTCCGCAATGGGAAAACGGGACTTTTGTTGGTGTCTCACGTCCTTTCATGAACTGA
- a CDS encoding putative methionyl-tRNA formyltransferase: MRCIVENALRCSKASNSSDDAGDVHWSPLAAAPSSQGRHRANNEEAMAEVDAFVRDHITVVCPALPRGMTPEEAAKKFTRQYPVARYCVEHGLPIIPVDDSKSLSRSALLKEMLASRKDVSASTTGSHAHHLYRSPPVSGHRVSHALPSSVPRCGAGALSPSANGKPNTKDVSSCSASSSTPHTWADQGRSLADYDLTVVVSFRYFLPKRLLHVLPPAINMHPSLLPRYRGASPIFTALRRNETLGGVSITQMKPEQTAMDSGNVLWQCEVPIPLDMDIRLYFPLVTQIGAAGLCDLIFGEAPPARRPSVAAGDVSVLAPPLASARSSAFWSHSCSGSQPQTHQDGVGCRSTKAASTNSATVPSWFALRQRSLSPLVHRPGGRVAAPASVTSHDTHLPTSTLFNATELPFLTSLAASSKKYPAAQTHQMLHALDGMTLNHCLGSSEESPSTDGAEVHQPRCCQPWMTLCRAPTRITPEAVHAASKTLRALFFQNLESPSNAAAAAAPATPACSAAAHQHKKSGTAEAPAECKSGPLSKRTVSLSAAAELGVTTTMKCAEVFPASVLSPHCDWPDSFTYSWRFSQGQMYPTYAHFSEDPYHAPLLPKDAAVVRFSSMDAAEAFGVWRAFVGGDYFQPSVNATLDKGSTPVRNQLVHRALRRILLKRAKPRAKPQGTSQEHKECVGAMHEKMSASPVTVTSEDTDVPVGIVAGKHVDLDIFIPAGLQLLTEAEHSLRIPCTFTQVVNPVLAPACVCEELAEVERSGHLRRESSTCIHQHQPQQHQRRVRFYRAPAAIFRSLLCSRTSDGATQETTRRARCGSVLAVGERGATGTHSAHLPLRQQPCEAAGEGAVPHLTTTSHRAASSAAAEKGQRQPGHGHPNAGGVAVAVQTEEPGEDEEAPEDYVPEVIHAAPPTQHYIHIPPGTGYFPRCDDSYGAIKCKEGWFLWKEAHMKWANKAQPAVLIRKGLAMKTGVLYVGLFSEYS; encoded by the coding sequence ATGCGCTGCATCGTGGAAAatgcgctgcggtgctcgAAGGCAAGCAACAGCAGTGACGACGCAGGTGATGTGCACTGGTCACCCTtggctgcagcgccatcatCGCAGGGACGGCACAGGGCAAACAACGAAGAGGCCATGGCAGAGGTGGACGCATTCGTGCGTGATCACATCACTGTGGTGTGTCCGGCGCTTCCGCGTGGGATGACGCCAGAGGAGGCGGCCAAGAAGTTCACGCGCCAGTATCCGGTCGCGCGGTACTGCGTCGAGCACGGATTGCCTATCATCCCAGTGGATGACTCGAAGTCGCTGTCTCGGAGCGCCTTGCTGAAGGAGATGCTGGCCAGCAGGAAAGACGTGTCAGCCAGTACGACAGgctcacacgcacatcaTCTTTACAGGAGCCCCCCCGTGTCGGGCCACCGGGTTTCACATGCGCTGCCGTCATctgtgccgcgctgcggaGCCGGCGCCCTTTCACCGTCAGCGAATGGTAAGCCCAATACGAAGGACGTTTCGTCATGTTCTGCGTCCTCTTCGACTCCGCACACATGGGCCGATCAGGGGCGTTCACTGGCGGACTACGACCTCACCGTTGTCGTCTCCTTCCGCTACTTCCTGCCGAAGCGCCTGCTGCATGTGCTGCCACCAGCGATCAACATGCACCCCTCGCTGCTCCCGCGCTACCGCGGCGCCAGCCCCATCTTTACCGCACTGCGTCGCAACGAGACGTTGGGCGGCGTGAGCATCACTCAAATGAAACCGGAGCAGACGGCAATGGACTCGGGGAACGTCCTCTGGCAGTGCGAGGTGCCCATCCCCCTCGACATGGACATTCGCTTGTACTTCCCGCTGGTCACCCAGATCGGTGCGGCTGGCCTATGCGACCTTATATTTGGCGAAGCTCCACCAGCGCGGCGGCCATCGGTGGCAGCCGGCGATGTTTCTGTGCTTGCGCCCCCCTTGGCCTCAGCGCGGTCGTCCGCGTTCTGGTcccacagctgcagcggtaGTCAACCACAGACTCACCAAGACGGCGTCGGCTGTCGTTCGACCAAGGCTGCATCCACCAACAGCGCCACAGTGCCGTCGTGGTTCGCGCTGCGTCAGCGCAGTCTGTCACCGCTCGTGCACCGTCCCGGCGGCCGCGTTGCTGCGCCGGCTTCGGTTACGTCGCACGACACACACTTGCCGACGAGTACGCTCTTCAACGCCACCGAGCTGCCGTTCCTGACGTCCTTGGCAGCCTCGTCGAAAAAGTACCCCGCGGCGCAGACTCACCAAATGCTGCACGCATTAGATGGCATGACTCTGAATCACTGCCTTGGTAGCTCTGAAGAGTCTCCCAGCACGGATGGTGCAGAGGTGCACCAGCCTCGCTGCTGTCAACCCTGGATGACGCTGTGCCGTGCCCCCACCCGCATCACCCCTGAAGCGGTGCACGCCGCCAGCAAAACGCTTCGTGCGCTGTTCTTCCAGAATCTGGAGAGCCCTTCcaatgctgctgccgctgctgcaccggcgaCACCGGCTTGCAGTGCcgcggcgcaccagcacaaGAAGAGTGGCACTGCCGAGGCACCGGCAGAGTGCAAGAGCGGGCCGCTAAGCAAAAGGACGGTCTCTCTcagtgcggcagcggagttGGGCGTTACAACCACCATGAAGTGCGCGGAGGTTTTCCCAGCGTCGGTGCTGAGCCCGCACTGCGATTGGCCCGACAGCTTTACGTACAGCTGGAGGTTTTCACAGGGGCAGATGTATCCTACCTACGCCCACTTCTCCGAGGATCCCTACCATGCACCACTGTTGCCGAAGGATGCAGCAGTGGTGCGCTTCAGTAGTATGGACGCTGCCGAAGCGTTCGGTGTCTGGCGCGCCTTCGTCGGCGGGGACTACTTCCAGCCCTCGGTGAATGCCACACTCGACAAGGGTAGCACCCCGGTGCGCAACCAGCTGGTGCACCGCGCGTTGCGGCGGATTCTGCTCAAGCGTGCCAAGCCGCGCGCCAAGCCGCAGGGAACTTCGCAGGAGCACAAGGAGTGCGTGGGAGCAATGCACGAAAAGATGTCGGCTTCCCCGGTGACCGTGACTAGCGAGGACACCGACGTTCCTGTCGGCATCGTCGCAGGCAAGCATGTTGACCTAGACATCTTCATCCCTGCGGGCCTTCAGCTACTCACAGAGGCGGAGCACTCACTACGCATTCCTTGCACTTTCACACAGGTGGTGAACCCGGTACTGGCaccggcgtgcgtgtgcgaagAGTTGGCTGAGGTGGAGCGCAGCGGACATCTGCGAAGAGAATCTTCCACGTGCATCCATCAGCACCAGCcacagcagcatcagcggcgcGTTCGCTTTTACCGTGCACCCGCGGCTATTTTTCGCTCACTGCTGTGCAGCCGTACAAGCGACGGCGCTACACAGGAGACGACACGGCGGGCTAGGTGCGGATCTGTCCTTGCGGTGGGTGAGCGCGGTGCGACAGGCACACATAGCGCACACCTGCCCTTGCGGCAGCAACcgtgcgaagcagctggCGAAGGCGCAGTCCCTCACTTAACCACAACGTCACATCGCGCCGCTTCTTCAGCGGCAGCTGAGaaggggcagcggcagccaggCCATGGCCACCCGAATGCCGGTGGTGTAGCTGTGGCAGTGCAAACAGAGGAGCCgggggaggacgaggaggcaccGGAGGACTACGTGCCTGAGGTCATccacgccgcaccgccgacgcagcaCTACATCCATATCCCTCCCGGCACCGGCTACTTTCCTCGGTGTGACGACAGCTACGGCGCGATAAAGTGCAAGGAAGGGTGGTTCCTATGGAAGGAGGCTCATATGAAGTGGGCGAACAAGGCGCAGCCGGCCGTTCTCATCCGGAAAGGCCTGGCCATGAAGACAGGTGTGCTCTACGTCGGACTCTTCTCCGAATACTCGTAG